From the Synergistaceae bacterium genome, the window GAGGTATTGCAAAAATGGAGCTGAAAACTGGTAATTTATACGAGTCTGTAAATCACACAGAGAATGAATTTATTAACGAGTTATTATCACGTGAAAGCAAAAATTTAAGAATAGAGCATATAGTCTCGCAGGGTCATATTTCGCCCGAAAATTTTTATTATGACCAGTCAGAATTTGAATTTGTAGCTGTCTTACAAGGCCGGGCAAAACTAGAATTCGAGCATAATTATATATTAGAGTTCAAGCCGGGCGACTGGGTAATAATTCCTGCACACGTTAAACACAGAGTTATATACACGTCAAGTAATGAGCCCTGTATATGGCTTGCTGTTTTCTGGCGCGAATAAAAATGTGTGATTGACCGGTAAAAATTTAATTCCCCTCTGTTATACTGTTATAATCATAGAAAAGCATTTATATTATAAACGGAGGGTAATTTTTATCTTGGGCAAAATCGTTAAAAATTTAGGCTTGTATTTAATTCTAGTCTTAGTTGTCGTAACAATGGTAAATACTTTCTTGACACCTGAAGAAGTTCAGAAGCAATATGACGAAATCAGCTACAGCCAGTTCTTAAAGGATATGGACGCAGGAAAAATCAGAATTCTCCAAATCCGAAATAATACTATACAGGGCGAATCAAGCTCGGCAATTATTCAGGGCGAATTCCATTCGGGCGAAAGATTTTTGACGTATGGGCTTGACGTTGCAGGCTTGGCGGACAAGGCGGCGGCTAAAAATATAATCGTAACAGTTGAGGCACCTCAAAAAAATACTTGGCTTGTAAATTTAATGAGTTCGTTATTCCCGACTTTGCTATTAATCGGCGTATGGGTATATTTTCTCTACAATATGCAGGGCGGGGGCGGTCGCATTATGTCATTCGGCCGGAGTAAAGCGAAATTATTTCTTGATAACAAGCCAAAAGTTACGTTTAAAGATGTCGCAGGCTGTGAAGAAGCAAAAGAAGAATTGCAGGAAGTTATACACTTTTTGAAGGACCCTGAAAAATTCAAGAAACTGGGCGCGAAAGTTCCTAAGGGCGTTTTACTGGTAGGAAGTCCGGGAACTGGCAAAACTTTATTAGCTCGTGCGGCGGCTGGTGAGGCTGATGTACCGTTTTTCAGTACAAGCGGTTCGGACTTTGTAGAAATGTTTGTCGGAGTTGGTGCGGCTCGTGTTCGTGATTTATTCGAGCAGTCGAAAAAATATCAGCCCTGTATTATATTCATTGACGAAATGGACGCGGTAGGCAGACAAAGGGGTGCGGGACTGGGAGGCGGCCACGATGAGCGCGAACAAACTTTAAATCAATTATTAGTCGAGCTTGACGGCTTTGACGATAAATCTAGCACTATTTTAATAGCAGCTACTAACCGGCCTGATATATTAGACCCTGCATTATTGAGGCCGGGACGGTTTGACAGGCATATTGTAGTAGATAAACCTGATGTTAAAGGCCGTGAGGAAATTTTACGCGTTCACATGAAAGAAAAAAAGTTTTCTGATGACGTAGATATAAGCATTTTAGCGCGCAGAACTCCGGGACTTGTCGGTGCTGATTTAGCAAATTTGGTGAATGAAGGGGCTTTATTGGCGGCTCGAAAAGGTAAGGAAAAAATCGAAATGTCTGACCTAGAAGAAGGTATAGAACGAGTTATGGCCGGTCCTGAACGTAAAAGCCGTATAATAAGTGAACACGAGAAAAAAATCGTAGCTTATCACGAAACAGGTCATGCAATTGTCGCTAAAGTTTTGCCCGGCGCTGACCCTGTACACAAGATTTCTATTATACCGCGTGGAAATGCCGCACTGGGTTATACTCTGCAATTACCCGAAGAAGATAGATTCTTGATTACTAAATCGCAATTAATGAACAGGATTGCTATATTATTAAGCGGCCGAGTTGCTGAAGAAATTATATTCAACGACGTAACGAGCGGGGCAGCCAATGATTTGGAACGAGCGACTCAGATAGCCCGGCAAATGGTAACACAATTAGGAATGAGCGAAAAATTAGGACTTGTTAAGCTCGGCAATAAACGTGAAGAAATATTTTTAGGCCGTGATTTAGCAGAAGATAAGAATTACAGCGAGCAGGTAGCTTTTGAAATCGACAAGGAAGTCAAGGGCATAATTGACGCGTGCTATCAGACTGCAAAGGAAATTTTAACGGATAAACGGGCTTTACTAGATAAGATTTCAAGTGTCTTGCTTGATAAAGAAATTCTTGACGCTTCCGAACTCGATAAATTAATGCAGGATAATAATAATGATAATAACGAGCCTGAAAAATTGCCTGAAAAACTCATTGATTTATTACCTGATAATAATAGCAATAAAGATTTTCTCGCATAAAAACTTGACTATATAAAAATTTTAAGTAAAATAAAAGCCTGATGAATTAGGAAGCCGCAACTTCTATAAGTGGCGGTAGTTCACGTAAAATAAATCGCGTTGTTGGGGAGTAGTCTAAAGGCAGGACACCGGAATTTGGATCCGAGAATGTTGGTTCGATTCCAGCCTCCCCAGTTTAACGAAATAAACGAGGTGATTTAATTCATGAAAGATTTATGCGTTTTCGTCATGGCGGCAGGTAAAGGCACAAGAATGAAGAGCGCAGAACCTAAAGTTTTACAGCCCGTTTTAGACAGACCGATTATAGATTACGTGTTAAATAATATCTTATCGGCCGGAATAAGTCCCGAAAATATTTGTGTTCTTGTAGGTTCAGGAGGCGACAAAGTAGAAGCTCACATAAAAAATTTATTCCCATCAATCAAAATTTTATATCAGCATGAACAACTAGGCACGGGCCACGCTGTTAAATGCGCTCGTGAATTCTGGGCAGAATATAATAATTTAATCGTCTTAAATGGTGATTTGCCCCTGATTACACCTGAAAGCCTTAAAAATTTAATCGCAAATTGTGATAATCATGACTGCACGG encodes:
- a CDS encoding cupin domain-containing protein: MRKNLMPEIRGQFIIKTCYNVIKRGIAKMELKTGNLYESVNHTENEFINELLSRESKNLRIEHIVSQGHISPENFYYDQSEFEFVAVLQGRAKLEFEHNYILEFKPGDWVIIPAHVKHRVIYTSSNEPCIWLAVFWRE
- the ftsH gene encoding ATP-dependent zinc metalloprotease FtsH; this translates as MGKIVKNLGLYLILVLVVVTMVNTFLTPEEVQKQYDEISYSQFLKDMDAGKIRILQIRNNTIQGESSSAIIQGEFHSGERFLTYGLDVAGLADKAAAKNIIVTVEAPQKNTWLVNLMSSLFPTLLLIGVWVYFLYNMQGGGGRIMSFGRSKAKLFLDNKPKVTFKDVAGCEEAKEELQEVIHFLKDPEKFKKLGAKVPKGVLLVGSPGTGKTLLARAAAGEADVPFFSTSGSDFVEMFVGVGAARVRDLFEQSKKYQPCIIFIDEMDAVGRQRGAGLGGGHDEREQTLNQLLVELDGFDDKSSTILIAATNRPDILDPALLRPGRFDRHIVVDKPDVKGREEILRVHMKEKKFSDDVDISILARRTPGLVGADLANLVNEGALLAARKGKEKIEMSDLEEGIERVMAGPERKSRIISEHEKKIVAYHETGHAIVAKVLPGADPVHKISIIPRGNAALGYTLQLPEEDRFLITKSQLMNRIAILLSGRVAEEIIFNDVTSGAANDLERATQIARQMVTQLGMSEKLGLVKLGNKREEIFLGRDLAEDKNYSEQVAFEIDKEVKGIIDACYQTAKEILTDKRALLDKISSVLLDKEILDASELDKLMQDNNNDNNEPEKLPEKLIDLLPDNNSNKDFLA